A section of the Rhipicephalus sanguineus isolate Rsan-2018 chromosome 11, BIME_Rsan_1.4, whole genome shotgun sequence genome encodes:
- the LOC119375048 gene encoding female-specific protein transformer-like, whose amino-acid sequence MAKKRAEANHGQPKAGRAKRQAAAGDNATGPPNEAPAAKRPRGRPPKAVSVEPPAPKPSATTAARTLRKTADATQSVSESPSTSKAAATKAPRVSRRKRSRSSSPSSTNATASEAPKRRSAKRKVSRGRSRHSSRSRHGGRARGARRRESSATRSERNCAKDEQAQQEPPPCPVYKLFLGPARQGASPRP is encoded by the coding sequence ATGGCGAAGAAACGGGCGGAGGCCAACCACGGTCAGCCGAAGGCCGGTCGAGCGAAGCGCCAGGCTGCTGCTGGCGACAATGCCACTGGCCCTCCCAACGAGGCTCCGGCTGCCAAGCGGCCACGCGGTCGACCGCCCAAGGCCGTGTCGGTGGAGCCGCCAGCACCGAAGCCCAGCGCTACCACGGCGGCTCGGACGTTGCGGAAGACGGCCGATGCAACGCAGTCCGTAAGCGAAAGCCCTTCCACCAGCAAAGCAGCCGCAACTAAAGCCCCGAGAGTGAGCCGTAGGAAGCGCTCCAGAAGCTCCTCCCCGAGCAGCACCAACGCCACGGCTAGCGAGGCTCCAAAGCGTCGCAGTGCCAAGAGGAAGGTGAGCCGCGGCAGGTCGAGGCACTCATCCCGCAGTCGTCATGGCGGACGCGCGCGTGGAGCACGAAGGCGTGAAAGCTCGGCCACGCGGTCGGAAAGAAACTGCGCGAAGGATGAACAGGCGCAGCAAGAGCCGCCGCCATGCCCAGTCTACA